One window of Mesorhizobium sp. PAMC28654 genomic DNA carries:
- a CDS encoding NnrS family protein, with translation MAIPRTRPSAYPAVLSYGFRPFFLLGSLYAGAAILFWLPLFYGQLTTSSVFLPVDWHVHEMLFGYLAAIMTGFLLTAIPNWTGRLPVQGLPLLALVLLWLAGRLAVFFSADTGWLVGAAVDCAFLLAVAAAAATEIIAGRNWRNLKVLLPVAVLLAANVMFHAEAHYQGISDISRRLGLGAAVVLIMIIGGRVVPSFTRNWLARENQGRLPSPFSHFDAATIALSATALAAWAFFPESNVTGAMLIAGAVLNAMRLARWAGDRTLRDPLVLILHVAFVFVPIGFLLTGLAVVLPETVPSAAGIHAFSVGAVACMTLAVMTRATLGHTGRELRAGIGTCAIFVAIVLAAIFRIGAAFVPAEEVLLHMSATLWVVAFLGYAALFGGMLVQPKLRARQPNKAAS, from the coding sequence ATGGCAATTCCTCGCACCCGACCAAGCGCTTATCCGGCGGTTCTGTCTTACGGTTTCCGGCCGTTCTTCCTGCTCGGCTCTCTGTATGCCGGAGCAGCCATCCTTTTCTGGCTGCCGTTGTTTTACGGCCAGCTCACAACCTCCAGCGTCTTTCTGCCCGTTGATTGGCATGTCCATGAGATGCTCTTTGGCTATCTCGCGGCAATCATGACGGGATTCCTGCTGACGGCCATCCCGAACTGGACCGGACGTCTGCCTGTGCAAGGCCTGCCCCTGCTAGCGCTCGTCCTGCTGTGGCTTGCAGGGCGGCTTGCGGTGTTTTTTTCAGCTGACACCGGCTGGCTCGTCGGAGCCGCAGTCGACTGTGCATTTCTCCTGGCGGTAGCAGCCGCCGCCGCGACCGAAATCATCGCGGGCCGAAACTGGCGAAACCTGAAGGTGCTGCTGCCGGTTGCCGTGCTTTTGGCGGCCAACGTGATGTTTCATGCCGAAGCGCATTACCAGGGCATCTCGGACATTAGCCGCCGGCTCGGCCTCGGGGCCGCCGTCGTCCTCATAATGATTATAGGGGGACGCGTTGTTCCCAGTTTCACCCGGAATTGGTTGGCGCGCGAAAATCAGGGACGTCTGCCATCCCCGTTCAGCCATTTCGACGCAGCAACGATCGCACTGTCCGCGACCGCATTGGCGGCTTGGGCCTTCTTTCCTGAAAGCAACGTAACGGGCGCAATGCTGATCGCCGGAGCTGTCCTCAATGCCATGCGGCTTGCGCGCTGGGCTGGTGATCGCACGCTCCGCGATCCGCTGGTGCTGATCCTGCACGTGGCGTTCGTCTTTGTGCCGATCGGTTTTCTGTTGACCGGACTTGCCGTCGTCCTACCGGAGACCGTTCCTTCCGCGGCGGGAATTCACGCGTTCAGCGTAGGTGCGGTGGCATGCATGACGCTCGCCGTCATGACCCGAGCCACCCTTGGGCATACAGGCCGCGAGTTGCGGGCGGGTATTGGCACATGCGCAATCTTTGTCGCGATCGTGCTCGCGGCCATCTTTCGCATCGGCGCCGCGTTCGTGCCTGCGGAAGAAGTGCTTCTCCATATGTCGGCGACGTTGTGGGTGGTGGCCTTCCTCGGATACGCGGCTCTGTTTGGCGGTATGCTCGTTCAACCCAAATTACGTGCGCGGCAGCCGAACAAAGCGGCTTCATGA
- a CDS encoding Crp/Fnr family transcriptional regulator — translation MSRLDRSLIAGLSAFEGIAPPELDYIIGQARSLRIPKDQPVFEQEQEAQSFFLLLDGHVRVIKTTPDGQEVTVRYISPGELLGIAHAIGRTTYPASAIAAADCVVLAWPGHLWPRFAEAFPNFGANTYKTVGTRLQDAHTRVIEMSTEQVDQRVAHALLKLVKQTGRKTDEGIMIDFPISRQDIAEMTGTTLHTVSRLLSSWEEKGLVKSGREKVTVVEPHRLLVLVEGRTGKN, via the coding sequence TTGAGCCGCCTCGATCGCTCGTTGATTGCCGGGCTATCTGCCTTTGAAGGCATTGCCCCCCCGGAGCTCGATTATATAATCGGCCAAGCCCGGTCGTTACGGATACCCAAGGACCAACCCGTGTTCGAGCAGGAGCAGGAAGCGCAGTCTTTTTTCCTGCTGCTCGACGGACATGTCCGCGTCATCAAAACAACGCCTGACGGCCAGGAGGTGACGGTACGATATATCAGCCCTGGCGAACTACTGGGCATCGCCCACGCGATAGGCCGCACCACGTATCCAGCCAGCGCAATCGCCGCCGCCGACTGCGTTGTGCTTGCATGGCCAGGCCACCTTTGGCCAAGATTTGCGGAAGCTTTCCCCAATTTTGGTGCCAACACATATAAGACCGTGGGCACCCGGCTGCAGGATGCCCACACGCGCGTCATCGAGATGTCCACCGAGCAGGTGGATCAGCGCGTCGCCCACGCGCTGCTTAAGCTGGTCAAGCAGACAGGCCGGAAGACTGATGAAGGAATCATGATCGACTTCCCGATCTCACGGCAGGACATTGCCGAGATGACAGGAACGACGCTGCATACGGTAAGCCGATTGCTCTCATCTTGGGAGGAAAAAGGGCTCGTCAAAAGCGGGCGCGAGAAGGTCACCGTGGTTGAACCTCACCGCCTGCTTGTACTCGTTGAAGGGCGGACTGGGAAAAACTGA
- the hemN gene encoding oxygen-independent coproporphyrinogen III oxidase, which produces MQSSILRKYGDARLPRYTSYPTAPRFSPAVGPGTYADWLANLPKGEPVSLYLHIPFCRSLCWYCGCHTTITKKDEPILDYLAVLREEIHLVADHVSRRLCIGEVHFGGGTPTILDPAEFVALMDLLRHRFEFDETSAIAIEIDPRTLTSDMAQTLGHAGVGRASLGVQSFDPLVQKAVNRIQSEEITAEAVHHLRRNRVEKINFDLIYGLPHQTVRSCVDTAIAAIAMRPDRFAVFGYAHVPTFKKHQRMIDETALPDSMDRNDQARAIADVLTAAGYRQIGLDHFALPTDDLMRAQEAGTLRRNFQGYTTDTCQTLIGLGASAIGRTDNGYVQNEVALGLYARHITSSRLATSKGYRLTAEDRIRGAIIERLMCDFEVDVPAICSQFGFDPTPILDTGGRLQAMANDGVLEVTEGLIRVRREYPFFIRVAASAFDTYLEQSPRASGRTA; this is translated from the coding sequence TAAAGGTGAGCCAGTATCGCTTTATCTTCACATCCCCTTCTGCCGATCGCTGTGCTGGTACTGCGGTTGCCACACCACGATTACGAAAAAGGACGAGCCGATTCTCGATTATCTCGCCGTCTTGCGGGAGGAGATTCACTTGGTAGCCGATCACGTGTCCCGACGTCTTTGCATCGGCGAGGTGCATTTTGGCGGTGGCACGCCTACGATCCTGGACCCGGCAGAGTTCGTGGCGCTCATGGATCTCCTGCGCCACCGGTTTGAATTCGACGAAACTTCTGCGATCGCAATCGAGATCGATCCGCGCACGCTGACGTCTGACATGGCTCAGACATTGGGGCATGCAGGTGTCGGGCGAGCCAGCCTCGGCGTCCAGAGCTTCGATCCTTTGGTGCAGAAAGCGGTCAATCGTATCCAAAGTGAAGAGATCACAGCTGAAGCGGTGCACCATCTCCGCAGAAATCGCGTAGAGAAAATTAATTTTGACCTCATCTACGGTCTCCCGCACCAGACGGTGCGTTCGTGCGTCGACACAGCGATCGCGGCCATCGCCATGCGACCGGACCGGTTCGCTGTATTCGGCTACGCTCACGTTCCCACGTTCAAAAAGCACCAGCGCATGATCGATGAGACGGCTCTGCCGGACAGCATGGACCGCAATGATCAGGCACGTGCGATCGCCGATGTGCTTACGGCCGCCGGCTATAGGCAAATCGGCCTTGATCACTTCGCTTTGCCGACCGACGATCTCATGCGGGCGCAGGAAGCCGGAACACTCCGCCGGAATTTTCAGGGTTATACGACTGATACTTGCCAAACGTTGATCGGTCTCGGCGCCTCGGCCATCGGCAGAACCGACAATGGCTACGTTCAGAACGAGGTTGCGCTCGGTCTCTACGCGCGGCACATCACTTCCAGTCGGCTGGCGACCTCGAAGGGTTATCGGCTCACCGCTGAAGATCGAATCCGTGGCGCGATCATTGAGCGGCTGATGTGCGATTTCGAAGTCGACGTTCCGGCAATCTGCTCCCAATTCGGCTTCGATCCCACTCCGATACTCGACACCGGAGGGCGCCTCCAGGCAATGGCAAATGACGGAGTGCTGGAGGTGACTGAAGGCCTCATTCGGGTGCGCAGGGAGTACCCGTTTTTCATCCGTGTCGCCGCTTCCGCTTTCGACACCTATCTGGAACAATCGCCGCGGGCCTCTGGCAGGACCGCCTGA
- a CDS encoding ferritin family protein produces the protein MSRLKAEPAAAVRSMAELMAIAFAMETESAEKYAELAKRMRDNGQARLAEVFERLVREETGHIENVVRWSRKSGGNDPDLRQLRWTPKDVFDDEDAAVVSPELVDAYHSFAMAVRNEERAFAFWS, from the coding sequence ATGTCCCGTTTGAAGGCAGAGCCAGCGGCGGCTGTCAGGTCGATGGCCGAACTTATGGCGATCGCATTCGCTATGGAGACAGAATCTGCGGAAAAGTACGCAGAACTGGCGAAGCGAATGCGCGATAACGGTCAGGCGAGACTGGCGGAGGTTTTCGAGCGCTTAGTCAGGGAGGAAACAGGCCATATCGAAAACGTCGTTCGCTGGTCCCGAAAATCCGGCGGCAACGATCCGGATCTGAGGCAGCTCCGATGGACGCCAAAAGATGTTTTCGACGACGAGGATGCGGCCGTGGTCTCGCCGGAACTTGTGGATGCTTACCATTCGTTCGCGATGGCAGTGAGAAATGAAGAGCGCGCTTTTGCCTTTTGGTCCTAG